ttccttgttcaagcaacactgcactacacaaCCTGTTGTGACATTATCTATTCTAATTTGCGtttccatttgaaaatatttgctcCCGTATGTGCCTAAGGAACAAGACCTAGGTCTGAATTACACAACTAAATGTCAGTAGAGCTGTGAGCAGAAATGTTAGACAATGCCTTTTGGTCAGTAAGTTATTGGGTGAATTGCAATGCATCTCAAGCCAACtgagttatttttttacattttcaaataaagaaGTAATTTTTtgcaaaatatgtaaaaatagtTCCTTCTATTTCcctaaaaatagtacaaagaaaacatatcaaatattgaaacagaaattttattgtttttggaaaaatacatgcccatttaaaattttatgccagcaacacatttcaaaaaagtcaGGACAGGGTcatctttaccactgtgttgcatcacctggtcttttaacaatactctaagagtttgggaactgaggagaccaactgcagtagttttgaaattgaaatgttttcccattcttgcttgtatAGCATTTCAGccgctcaacagttcagggtttcctttgtcgtatttttcattttctataGCGCCAAATGTCTTTAATGGGTgataggtctggactgcaggcaggccagtttagcacccagactcttattCTGGAGTCATGCTgttaatatgtgcagaatgtggtttggtattgtcttgctgaaataagcaaagcctttcctgaaaaagatgtagtctggatggcagcatatgttgatcaaaaacctgtatatattgttcagcattaatggtgccttcacagatgttcatgtcacccatgccatgtgcaataatgcacccccataccatcaggaATGCTAGCTTGTGAAATGTGAGCTGATAAGAAGTCATATGGTCCCTCTTTTCTTTAGTCATAGAGGACACGGCGTCCATGAATCCCAAAagtaatttcacattttgattcttCAGACTCCAGGACTGTTTTTGACTTCGCGtcagttcatcttaaatgagcttgggcttagagaaggtggtggcagttctggatcttgtttatataggctttcttctttgcatggtagagttttaacttggggatgcagcgatgtactgtgttcacagaaaatgATTTTCGGAAGTATgtcagaatcgtgtctgtttttaataaagTGCCGTTTGAGGGCCCGAaaatcacggccatccaatattggttttcagccttgcaTACTGAGATTTCTCCacattctctgaatcttttaatgattatTATGTACCGTGGGTGATGAGACCATCAATCTCTTTGctatgttttctttgcattctattgttctttacattttatgcagcatctcaactattttggaaacgggttttacatgaaaatattatgtattttttgcagATTTCATTTAATTGTCATCCGTCTGTAAACATCTGCTTTAAAACCATGCTACCGGTATGAAAGACAGTAACATGCCGAGACCCAGAAAACGGAGACAGAACAGGTGTAGCTGCCATCAGTCAGATTTAGTTGAAGTAAATTTAATAGTTTGAGTTAACAATATGAATAATCTTCCTTTTTTAACAAGATAATATTTTGATAAGTAAGAACATGTTTATTTACCAGCCTGGTATTTCAATAGCGGAACCAATATTCCTGTGCTAGTGGGTCGGGTTATTAGTATAATTGGTTGCTAAGCGTTACCACTGGAGGCAGAGCACCTGTGAACATTCTATAGAGAATATCATAGGTTATGTTGCTGTATGGAAATATTAATGAAGAGTGGAATTCTTTAAGTGCAATGCTGGAAGTTCCGTTCTTACTCCTCTTAATTTAACGCAGCCAATGAGGAATGCTAACTACATTTCTATACTGACCTTAGTTATTGGATATGCAAATGTGTTAGCTAATTTCTATTATGCtagcaaaataaatgtgatatgctacatacatttttgtaaatggattgtatgttttattttgtgttgtaagatttattttaatgattatTCTCTATGAGATCTAGTTCTTATGGCATGTTCACGGCATGGATGTGCGAACAAACACCTGTAATCAAAAGAACGTCTTGTGTTCATGATTTATCCTGAGGGGAGTAATAACAGGTGATTCGTGTCCTGATGAGCAATTAATTAAAGCAAATTGAAGCAGGGTAACACTGACAAGcagtaacattttaagtaactatctactaaccccAATCCTTGccctaacctttatcctaatCTTGACCCTAAAACCTATTCTAAACCTACCTGTAACCTAACCCTTTCAAGCAGTTGCTTATTAACAGTTTGTAGAACATTTGTTTATAGTGTTGCTATATATTGAACagctacagatggaaattgggaccaTAAAGATAAAGTGAAACTaaacataaaatgcattatGCTCTTGTCCATAATAATCTCCTCATGGTGGGTATTATACAACCACAGGATGTTGTCTAAAGTGCTGGTGCAATGACCAGGGAGGAACATTTACTGCTGAACAGAACAGATTGGTGAAGTTGAAAATGCCACAGCAACACATCAATCTTGATTTGTATACGGTACGtggtacattttataaattcacTATGTCTTAACTCTGATTTACATTTGCAACATTACAATTGGTGGAAAAACATTACTGCTggtaaaatatgaatacatgCCATCGGTGGAAAACTTTCCAGAAGATCTTCACTTTGTGCTTACAACATACAGAGTGACAGAAGTGTAGATAGATGTAAGATCCATTAGGTCCACTTGATGTTGAGGTGATTAAGGAGGTTCTACATTAGAATATTAAGGGTGTAGAATAGATGGAACCATCCTGAGTTCTACTGGCTGTTGGAGTGAATAAGGAGGTTCTAGAATATTTAGGCAGTAGAATAGATGGACACATCCTGAGTTCTACTGGCTGTTGGAGGTTCCAGAATCATTGCATTGCTGCACAGAGGAGTAGACAGTAGCATCTGGGGGATCTGCAGGAGAGCAGATTGtgttgatgtgatctttaggGAAGTCCACAGTAGAGTAGCATGTATTTATATCTTGGGTACAGTCagtgtcagcagggttggttgtagaggaggaagagatgatTTCAGGGAGTGTTTCAGTTTGTCCATCTTCCTCTCTGATCTCATCGTACAAACAAACAGTCTGCATAGAGAACCAAAGATAACATTTAGACATTGTCAGAAATGGAAAGACATTTAAAGTCCACTAGGGGGAGATGTaagtcaacacacacaacccttcaATCAGGGGAATTGAACTCTTACAAGTACAGGATCCTGTCTTTTCTACCTGATTATTTTTTGCACATACATGCCATGAGAaagtatctctctttctctctgtcatatacacacacacacacacacacacaaaaacacacacacacaaacacacaaacacatctcaCAAAGATTCAAAAATCccactctcctgtcctccccatTTCACTCACCTCTCCACTAGGGGTGGTATTGGCGTTATTGCAGACAGGTTGAAGTGGTTTTGGTCTCttgcttcctctcctctttatgTAGAACAGGACCAGTATGAGTCCTAACACAATCACCATGACTACCAGACCAGTACTGATCCACATTAGGAGGGAAAGCACTGGACAaggcaaacagagagagagagagagacagagagacagagagagagagccagacagagagagagagatggacagatgaTGGACAGAAAAGTTGTGATTATGAATGGGACTACAGATAGAAAGCAGAGTAACCCTGGCAAGAGAAGTCACTGTGCTTCTTGGCTCAGAACCTCAAGTGTTGAGTCACTTCCTGTTGGGCTCTGAAGTTGTCATATCGCCTTGAGAACATAACACTGCCAAGACATTATAACTTCTGCTAATTTTGACTCACTGACATGAAATGCATAAACATTACCAGCACTCCCTGTACCATTAGAGTATGAAGTAGTacctgaaggagagagaaagactaaTAAAGAATAATTGGAAAcacaaattgtaataaatacatGATTGCCTTAAACTTATTGTATGTCCACAGTAAGAGGAGAGATTCATCACACCTTCTCCTGATGAAGAGAGACCATGGATGTTTGTAAATGTCAGAAGCGTTGTATGTATATCCAAGGATGTTGCTGAGAGGTTTGGTACTGTTGCAGAGTTGTTAGATGTTGTTGAGAGGTTTGGGAGTGTTGTGGAGACATGAGGTCTAGGGTTGACAGTTGGGtttataactgtgtgtgtgaacaaaGTTTGTGTCAACACAAATACTGTAAGAAATAATTCAGGATAAATAGTAAGTCATAATAAATACTAAATAATACAACCAATTTATATTAACAGTAAACTTACCATCTGTAACTGTCAGATGCACCTCTTGGTATGAGTCTGGGCCAAATCTACCTACTCCACACTTGTATGTCCCAGAGTCTGACTTCTTTAGGTTCGTGATGATCACAAAAAAGACTCCATTTCCATGGTCTTCTATTCTGTATCTACCTTGAGTTACATTCCTGTTCCCTTTAGTTTCAACCAGAATATCTTCACCAGAACACGGATCCTTGCAGAAGTACTTGTTGTTGTTCTCTGCCAATATGAATGAACAGGGGAAAGTGACGTATCCTCCTTCTACCTCCTCCTTAATGGAAGATGAAGCCTCAACACACAGACCTGTAAAACAAGACAGAGTCACAACACAGAGATACACTGACCTGCTGTATAACCCTGTACATGTTTTACTATAAACATCCCTAATCTATTCAAAACACCAACATACTTTAGAGATACACTGACCTGCTGTATAACCCTGTACATGTTTTACTATAAACATCCCTAATCTATTCAAAACACCAACATACTTTAGAGATACACTGACCTGCTGTATAACCCTGTACATGTTTTACTATAAACATCCCTAATCTATTCAAAACACCAACATATGTTCAGTGCATTAATACACAGAAAATGAAACTCTGAACTGTAAAACATTCTGTCTTCATACGGACAAAATACGCACagtatcagacagacagatacagtatcagacagacaggcagacacagactcaccagagaggagacagcagGAGATAACATGGAGGATATTCATTCTGGACAGTTACTCCTCAGTTACTATCCTTTTGTGCATCAGTGTtactactattactgttacTACTAAACTATTACCACACTACCAACGTGTTGCTTCAGATAACAGGTTTACAACAACTCCCCTGTCAGCTATTTTAC
Above is a window of Esox lucius isolate fEsoLuc1 chromosome 9, fEsoLuc1.pri, whole genome shotgun sequence DNA encoding:
- the LOC105029728 gene encoding CMRF35-like molecule 3 isoform X3, whose amino-acid sequence is MKTLLIYCCLLSILFAVASPSTNKVVGGHVTFPCSFSWASTNNKYFCKEPCSVEDILVETKGSRNVTQGRYSIEDDGNGVVTVTIKDLKKSDSGTYWCGVERSIKDSYQEVHLTVTDVINPTVNPRPHVSTTLPNLSTTSNNSATVPNLSATSLDIHTTLLTFTNIHGLSSSGEGTTSYSNGTGSAGNVYAFHVMLSLLMWISTGLVVMVIVLGLILVLFYIKRRGSKRPKPLQPVCNNANTTPSGETVCLYDEIREEDGQTETLPEIISSSSTTNPADTDCTQDINTCYSTVDFPKDHINTICSPADPPDATVYSSVQQCNDSGTSNSQ
- the LOC105029728 gene encoding CMRF35-like molecule 1 isoform X1 → MKTLLIYCCLLSSEICLLSSDIILSVCFVFLFAVASPSTNKVVGGHVTFPCSFSWASTNNKYFCKEPCSVEDILVETKGSRNVTQGRYSIEDDGNGVVTVTIKDLKKSDSGTYWCGVERSIKDSYQEVHLTVTDVINPTVNPRPHVSTTLPNLSTTSNNSATVPNLSATSLDIHTTLLTFTNIHGLSSSGEGTTSYSNGTGSAGNVYAFHVMLSLLMWISTGLVVMVIVLGLILVLFYIKRRGSKRPKPLQPVCNNANTTPSGETVCLYDEIREEDGQTETLPEIISSSSTTNPADTDCTQDINTCYSTVDFPKDHINTICSPADPPDATVYSSVQQCNDSGTSNSQ
- the LOC105029728 gene encoding CMRF35-like molecule 1 isoform X2 translates to MKTLLIYCCLLSSEICLLSSDIILSVCFVFLFAVASPSTNKVVGGHVTFPCSFSWASTNNKYFCKEPCSVEDILVETKGSRNVTQGRYSIEDDGNGVVTVTIKDLKKSDSGTYWCGVERSIKDSYQEVHLTVTDVINPTVNPRPHVSTTLPNLSTTSNNSATVPNLSATSLDIHTTLLTFTNIHGLSSSGEGTTSYSNGTGSAVLSLLMWISTGLVVMVIVLGLILVLFYIKRRGSKRPKPLQPVCNNANTTPSGETVCLYDEIREEDGQTETLPEIISSSSTTNPADTDCTQDINTCYSTVDFPKDHINTICSPADPPDATVYSSVQQCNDSGTSNSQ
- the LOC105029728 gene encoding CMRF35-like molecule 1 isoform X4, coding for MKTLLIYCCLLSSEICLLSSDIILSVCFVFLFAVASPSTNKVVGGHVTFPCSFSWASTNNKYFCKEPCSVEDILVETKGSRNVTQGRYSIEDDGNGVVTVTIKDLKKSDSGTYWCGVERSIKDSYQEVHLTVTDVINPTVNPRPHVSTTLPNLSTTSNNSATVPNLSATSLDIHTTLLTFTNIHGLSSSGEVLSLLMWISTGLVVMVIVLGLILVLFYIKRRGSKRPKPLQPVCNNANTTPSGETVCLYDEIREEDGQTETLPEIISSSSTTNPADTDCTQDINTCYSTVDFPKDHINTICSPADPPDATVYSSVQQCNDSGTSNSQ